In Serratia marcescens subsp. marcescens ATCC 13880, a single genomic region encodes these proteins:
- a CDS encoding HdeD family acid-resistance protein, giving the protein MLNLDRNNLPLLSEELLKKQRTTLLIIAFLLLAGGILCLVNPFASGAALSIVVGVLLLLSGAGLIIAMIANRAQNTWPMIGGILLGVAYLIIGYVFITSPLAGILALAVYLAVLFALGGIARLAAGYMRRGLPGNWLQFVIGVLDLIIAWMLIGSGPAASVTLVTAIVGIEMLVSSFALFQAANLFKRA; this is encoded by the coding sequence ATGCTAAACCTTGATCGCAATAATCTGCCCCTCCTGAGCGAAGAACTGCTCAAAAAGCAACGCACCACCCTGCTGATCATCGCCTTCCTGCTGCTGGCGGGCGGCATACTGTGCCTGGTCAACCCTTTCGCCTCCGGCGCGGCGCTGAGCATCGTGGTCGGCGTCCTGCTGCTGTTGAGCGGCGCCGGGCTGATTATCGCCATGATCGCCAACCGGGCGCAGAATACCTGGCCGATGATCGGCGGCATTCTGCTGGGCGTGGCTTACCTGATTATCGGCTATGTGTTCATCACCAGCCCGCTGGCGGGCATTCTGGCGCTGGCGGTGTACCTTGCCGTGCTGTTCGCGCTCGGCGGCATCGCGCGCCTGGCGGCCGGCTATATGCGCCGCGGATTGCCGGGCAACTGGCTGCAGTTCGTTATCGGCGTGCTCGATTTGATCATCGCCTGGATGCTGATCGGTTCAGGCCCGGCGGCGTCGGTCACGCTGGTGACGGCGATCGTCGGCATCGAAATGCTGGTCAGCTCCTTTGCGCTGTTCCAGGCGGCGAATCTGTTTAAACGCGCCTGA
- a CDS encoding OmpA family protein: MNGLRKAACVGGMLAFGLVSLGSWADSGEPASVGKPVILDLKATRLDLVGLPSGLNAGVLDLQSKAADLAKQSADISVRDSKNAVTLSMRSDVLFAFDSDAIAAKAEPALQQVAQFIAAEPVGNVVIEGHTDAVGSDKYNRDLSLRRARAVAVWLIAHGVEKSRLSERGKGEAEPVASNDTPTGRAKNRRVDFVLPKTAAAG, from the coding sequence ATGAACGGCCTCAGGAAAGCCGCCTGTGTGGGTGGGATGTTAGCCTTTGGGTTGGTGTCATTGGGTTCATGGGCTGACAGCGGAGAGCCGGCATCCGTGGGGAAACCGGTGATACTCGATCTTAAGGCCACCCGGCTGGATTTAGTTGGTTTGCCTTCGGGGCTGAATGCCGGCGTCCTTGATCTGCAGAGTAAGGCAGCGGATTTGGCTAAACAATCCGCCGACATTTCCGTCAGAGACAGCAAAAATGCCGTAACGTTATCGATGCGCAGCGATGTGCTGTTCGCCTTCGACAGCGATGCGATTGCTGCTAAAGCGGAGCCTGCGCTGCAACAGGTGGCGCAATTTATCGCGGCCGAACCGGTAGGGAACGTGGTGATCGAGGGGCATACCGATGCGGTGGGCAGCGATAAATATAATCGGGATCTGTCGCTGCGACGCGCACGTGCGGTGGCTGTTTGGCTGATCGCTCATGGGGTAGAAAAATCTCGTCTGAGTGAACGGGGAAAAGGGGAGGCTGAACCGGTGGCTTCCAACGACACGCCGACGGGCCGGGCCAAGAATCGGCGAGTTGACTTCGTGTTGCCGAAAACCGCTGCCGCCGGTTAA
- a CDS encoding GMC family oxidoreductase — protein sequence MKSPIINASGDAEADVVIVGSGIVGGLMADALVSQGYSVLVLEAGPRIERAQAVENWRNMPLHNRAGSDFQGLYPQSEYATAPLYFPENDYIKLTGPNGSGFKQGYLRVVGGTTWHWAASCWRNHPNDFRMKSLYGVGRDWPISYEDIEPWYAKAEEEIGVAGPNNPEWQSPAERSGPYPMDMVPWAYGDRRIAEIVNPHGFKSVPIPQGRSTRPWNGRPTCCGNNNCQPICPIGAMYNGIHHVERAEHKGAKVIPEAVVYKIDTDDNNRVTAVHWYDTAHNSHRAIGKAFVLACNGIENPRLLLLAANEKNPNGIANSSDQVGRNMMDHSGLHCSFLAREALWVGRGPAQSSCMVGYRDGAFRSDHSANKIIINNINRVIPSALEVLKSGKVGKALQDEVRDRASRSVDLSISLEPLPDPNNRLTLSSTRKDKHGLACPDIHYDVGDYVRKGLEVVKIQLRQIGDLFDAQEFVINDKLNANNHIMGGTIMGSDPTNSVVNGNCRAHDHDNLWIPGGGAMVSASVVNTTLTMAALGLKAANDVLRALESK from the coding sequence GTGAAAAGCCCAATAATTAATGCTTCCGGCGATGCAGAGGCCGATGTCGTCATTGTCGGTTCCGGTATTGTGGGCGGTCTGATGGCGGATGCTTTGGTGAGCCAGGGCTACTCGGTGCTGGTACTTGAGGCAGGCCCGCGCATTGAGCGCGCACAGGCTGTGGAAAACTGGCGCAATATGCCACTGCACAATCGTGCGGGGTCGGATTTTCAGGGGCTTTACCCGCAATCGGAGTACGCCACCGCGCCGCTTTATTTCCCGGAGAACGACTATATCAAACTGACCGGCCCCAATGGCTCAGGCTTTAAACAGGGCTATTTGCGTGTGGTGGGGGGAACCACCTGGCACTGGGCCGCTTCTTGCTGGCGCAACCATCCCAATGATTTTCGCATGAAATCCCTCTATGGCGTGGGGAGAGACTGGCCTATTTCCTACGAAGATATCGAACCGTGGTACGCGAAAGCCGAAGAGGAAATAGGCGTTGCCGGCCCGAATAATCCGGAGTGGCAGTCCCCTGCGGAACGCAGCGGGCCTTACCCGATGGACATGGTGCCCTGGGCCTACGGCGACAGACGCATTGCTGAGATTGTTAATCCTCACGGCTTTAAATCGGTGCCCATTCCGCAAGGCCGCAGCACCCGGCCCTGGAATGGACGGCCCACCTGCTGCGGCAATAACAATTGCCAGCCGATTTGCCCGATCGGAGCCATGTACAACGGCATTCACCACGTTGAACGGGCCGAACACAAGGGGGCGAAGGTGATCCCCGAGGCGGTGGTGTACAAAATTGACACCGACGACAATAACCGCGTCACCGCCGTTCACTGGTACGACACGGCGCATAACTCCCATCGGGCGATCGGTAAAGCGTTCGTTCTGGCCTGCAATGGGATTGAGAACCCGCGCTTACTGCTGCTGGCGGCCAACGAAAAGAACCCGAACGGCATCGCGAACAGCTCGGATCAGGTGGGGCGCAACATGATGGATCACTCTGGCCTGCACTGCTCCTTCCTGGCGCGAGAGGCCCTATGGGTTGGCCGCGGCCCGGCGCAGAGCAGTTGCATGGTGGGGTATCGTGACGGCGCGTTCCGCAGCGACCACTCCGCCAACAAGATCATCATCAACAACATCAACCGGGTGATCCCCTCCGCCCTTGAAGTACTGAAATCGGGCAAGGTCGGCAAGGCGCTGCAGGATGAAGTGCGCGATCGCGCCAGCCGCTCGGTGGATCTCTCCATTAGCCTGGAACCGCTGCCGGATCCGAACAACCGTCTTACTCTGAGCTCCACCCGCAAAGACAAGCATGGCCTGGCCTGCCCGGACATCCACTACGACGTCGGCGATTACGTGCGCAAAGGGCTGGAAGTGGTCAAAATCCAGCTACGGCAGATTGGCGACTTGTTCGATGCGCAAGAGTTTGTGATTAACGACAAGCTGAATGCCAACAACCACATTATGGGCGGCACGATCATGGGCAGCGATCCCACGAACTCGGTGGTGAACGGCAATTGCCGCGCCCACGATCATGACAACCTTTGGATCCCGGGTGGAGGCGCCATGGTTTCAGCCAGCGTTGTCAACACCACGTTGACGATGGCGGCGCTTGGACTCAAGGCGGCCAATGACGTACTTCGAGCCCTGGAGAGCAAATGA
- a CDS encoding cysteine desulfurase-like protein: MTFTPELARAQFSALSQQIDGKPAIFFDGPGGAQVSRGVLEKMTDYLGRYNANLGGHYFSSRVTGEVMGQARESVRALLNAPSPDNIVFGMNMTTLTFHLSRIISRDWQAGDEVIVTALDHYANVSSWQQAAADKGATVHQIPLESADCALDAAKVCERINANTRLVAVSYASNVTGGIVDIKTIVEAAHRVGAQVYVDAVHYAPHNLIDVQALGCDFLVCSAYKFFGPHVGMAYIAPQWLQRLRPYKVEPATDVGPGRFETGTQSFEALAGVAAAIEYLAQWGAPGAPLRQRLQESFAAYHRHEEALCSHFLQRLQQLDGVRLYGNPQADSARRTPTFALTFSGHTPDAIARRLGQHNICAGSGHFYALGLVQQLGLQDGGVLRIGMMHYNTQGEIDTLFNVIAEDILS; encoded by the coding sequence ATGACCTTTACCCCCGAGCTCGCCCGCGCCCAGTTCAGCGCCCTGTCACAGCAGATCGACGGCAAACCGGCCATCTTTTTCGACGGCCCCGGCGGTGCGCAAGTTTCACGGGGCGTGCTGGAAAAAATGACCGACTACCTGGGAAGGTACAACGCCAACCTGGGCGGCCACTATTTCTCGAGCCGGGTCACCGGCGAGGTGATGGGCCAGGCGCGGGAATCGGTGCGCGCCTTGTTAAATGCGCCGTCGCCCGACAACATCGTCTTCGGCATGAACATGACCACGCTGACTTTTCATCTCAGCCGCATCATCAGCCGCGACTGGCAGGCCGGCGATGAAGTCATCGTCACCGCGCTGGATCACTACGCCAACGTCTCCAGCTGGCAGCAGGCCGCCGCCGACAAAGGGGCCACGGTACATCAGATACCGCTGGAGAGCGCCGACTGCGCATTGGATGCCGCGAAAGTGTGTGAGCGCATCAACGCCAACACCCGTCTGGTGGCGGTCAGCTACGCCTCCAACGTCACCGGCGGCATCGTCGATATCAAAACCATCGTTGAAGCCGCGCATCGGGTCGGCGCGCAGGTGTATGTCGACGCCGTTCATTACGCGCCGCATAACCTGATCGACGTGCAGGCGCTGGGCTGTGACTTCCTGGTGTGCTCCGCCTACAAGTTCTTTGGCCCGCACGTCGGCATGGCCTACATCGCGCCGCAGTGGCTGCAGCGCCTGCGGCCGTACAAAGTCGAGCCGGCCACCGACGTCGGCCCCGGCCGTTTCGAGACCGGCACGCAAAGCTTCGAAGCGCTGGCCGGCGTCGCGGCCGCTATCGAGTATCTGGCGCAGTGGGGCGCGCCCGGAGCGCCGTTAAGGCAGCGCTTGCAGGAGAGCTTCGCCGCCTACCACCGGCATGAAGAGGCGCTGTGCAGTCACTTTTTGCAACGGCTGCAGCAACTCGACGGCGTGCGGCTCTACGGCAATCCCCAGGCGGACAGCGCGCGCCGCACGCCAACCTTCGCCCTGACCTTCAGCGGCCATACGCCTGACGCGATCGCCCGCCGCCTGGGGCAGCACAACATCTGCGCCGGCAGCGGGCATTTCTATGCGTTGGGCTTGGTGCAACAACTGGGGCTGCAGGACGGCGGCGTGCTGCGCATCGGCATGATGCACTACAACACTCAGGGCGAGATCGATACGCTGTTCAACGTGATCGCCGAAGATATTCTCAGTTAA
- a CDS encoding c-type cytochrome — protein sequence MNKITHSLAATLLLGSGFAAHAQDGDLIAKGQALAIASDCMACHTNTQQQGKPFAGGYGIASPMGTIYATNITPSVKYGIGGYSEAAFADVLRSGIRQDGTYLYPAMPYTAYTRLSDDEIHALYTYFMHGVAPVDEPPKRQTDLPFPFNIRLSMAVWNMLYLDNRRFTPDVTKGEAWNEGAALVQGPAHCGTCHTPRNVLMAEDNSRFLMGASLGSWYAPNITADRQEGIGDWSEQELVNYLKTGRAEGRAQAAGPMAEAVEHSFQYLTDRQLQAIATYLKTVPSQGEGRQGNGLSQAHYNVEHHLRGMNSPNANHTLNSGEALYSGYCASCHQPDGSGSLNQAYPSLFNNSTTAANNPSNLIAAILQGVDRRVDGKHVLMPSFGAGSYVGELTDKQVADIANFVLQKYGNSTLSVSEADVSEVRAGGPKPLLARAQPMILPGMATTAVVIILLILFWLRRRKAR from the coding sequence ATGAATAAAATCACCCATTCGCTGGCAGCGACGCTGCTGCTGGGAAGCGGCTTCGCGGCGCATGCCCAGGACGGCGATCTGATCGCTAAAGGGCAAGCGCTGGCTATCGCCTCGGACTGCATGGCCTGCCATACGAATACGCAGCAGCAGGGCAAGCCTTTTGCCGGGGGGTACGGCATTGCTTCTCCCATGGGCACTATCTACGCCACGAATATAACCCCATCGGTAAAATACGGCATCGGCGGCTATTCTGAAGCGGCGTTTGCCGACGTTCTGCGCTCGGGGATCCGGCAAGATGGGACGTATCTCTATCCGGCAATGCCCTACACCGCCTACACCCGTCTGAGTGATGACGAGATCCACGCGTTGTATACCTATTTCATGCATGGCGTTGCCCCGGTCGATGAGCCACCCAAGCGCCAAACCGATCTGCCGTTTCCGTTCAACATCCGCCTCTCCATGGCGGTGTGGAACATGCTTTATTTGGATAATCGGCGTTTCACCCCGGATGTGACGAAAGGTGAGGCGTGGAACGAGGGGGCCGCGCTGGTGCAGGGGCCGGCTCACTGCGGAACCTGTCATACGCCGCGTAATGTGCTGATGGCGGAAGACAATTCGCGCTTCCTGATGGGGGCATCGTTGGGTTCTTGGTACGCGCCGAATATCACCGCCGATCGCCAGGAAGGGATCGGCGACTGGAGCGAGCAGGAGTTAGTGAACTATCTGAAAACCGGTCGGGCGGAAGGGCGCGCACAAGCTGCGGGGCCAATGGCTGAAGCCGTTGAGCACAGCTTCCAATACCTGACCGACCGGCAGCTGCAGGCGATTGCAACTTACCTGAAGACCGTGCCGTCACAGGGCGAGGGGCGCCAGGGCAATGGCCTCAGTCAGGCGCACTACAACGTTGAGCACCATCTCCGCGGCATGAATTCGCCCAACGCCAACCACACGCTCAATAGCGGCGAGGCGCTCTACAGCGGCTACTGCGCCAGTTGCCATCAGCCGGACGGCAGCGGCAGTTTGAACCAGGCTTACCCTTCGCTATTCAACAACTCCACCACGGCCGCGAACAACCCGTCAAACCTGATTGCCGCCATTTTGCAGGGGGTTGATCGCCGGGTTGACGGTAAGCACGTCCTGATGCCGAGCTTTGGCGCCGGTTCCTATGTCGGAGAACTGACGGATAAGCAGGTTGCCGATATCGCTAACTTCGTGCTGCAGAAATACGGCAACAGCACGCTGAGCGTGAGCGAGGCCGACGTGAGTGAGGTGCGCGCCGGGGGCCCGAAACCGCTGTTGGCGCGCGCGCAGCCGATGATTCTGCCTGGCATGGCCACCACGGCGGTCGTCATTATTCTGCTGATCCTATTCTGGCTCCGGCGCCGCAAGGCACGTTGA
- a CDS encoding 2OG-Fe dioxygenase family protein yields the protein MTVLSPQATQQLMPSFSFLPHTQHADGKYRLRRYSVVKYLNPNVAEVGPRTFMQSDQINHFQGNVVRRFEPIDSAVLQSAGMAEMCNLFAESNDLPEGAEIEIHQMRVVAIEKDTQVAPEGIHQDGFDHIAMIAIHRHNIVGGEIMLYDDSRHDPFFKKALADGEAVLLADSKLWHNATPINAVSPEEEGHLDLFVLTARGEKA from the coding sequence ATGACTGTACTAAGCCCGCAAGCCACCCAACAGCTGATGCCATCGTTCTCCTTCTTGCCCCACACGCAACACGCCGACGGCAAATATCGCCTGCGCCGTTATTCGGTCGTTAAATACCTCAACCCCAACGTCGCCGAAGTAGGGCCGCGCACTTTCATGCAGTCGGATCAGATCAACCACTTCCAGGGCAATGTGGTGCGCCGCTTCGAACCTATCGACAGCGCCGTGTTGCAGAGCGCCGGCATGGCGGAGATGTGCAACCTGTTTGCAGAGAGCAACGACCTGCCGGAAGGCGCCGAAATAGAGATCCACCAGATGCGCGTGGTCGCTATCGAGAAAGACACCCAGGTGGCGCCGGAAGGCATACACCAGGACGGTTTCGACCATATCGCGATGATCGCCATTCACCGGCACAACATCGTCGGCGGTGAAATCATGCTGTATGACGACAGCCGCCACGATCCTTTCTTTAAAAAAGCGCTGGCGGACGGTGAGGCCGTGCTGCTGGCGGACAGCAAACTGTGGCACAACGCCACGCCGATCAACGCCGTGAGCCCGGAAGAAGAAGGTCATTTGGATCTCTTTGTCCTCACCGCGCGGGGGGAGAAAGCATGA
- a CDS encoding YhcH/YjgK/YiaL family protein, which yields MIIDALTTAVNNRFYPAAIRKMLASIIESEPYNLPVGHYQVQGKQMFFNVVEGETKLLADQKPEFHRQYLDIHLVLEGREVIGAGVLGLPLPLSEPFNEAHDLGFSPAIPGETLIHLQPGELAVIFPGELHRPMSTCTTPAVLRKIVAKIDGALLT from the coding sequence ATGATAATTGATGCCTTAACCACTGCCGTAAATAATAGATTCTATCCGGCAGCCATTCGAAAAATGCTGGCCAGCATTATTGAAAGTGAGCCGTACAATTTACCTGTCGGCCACTATCAGGTGCAGGGTAAACAGATGTTCTTTAACGTCGTTGAAGGGGAAACCAAACTATTGGCCGACCAGAAGCCGGAGTTTCATCGCCAGTATCTGGATATCCATCTTGTCCTGGAAGGGAGAGAAGTGATTGGCGCCGGGGTTCTGGGGCTGCCTTTGCCCCTGAGTGAGCCATTTAACGAGGCGCACGACCTTGGGTTTAGCCCGGCGATCCCCGGTGAGACTCTCATCCACCTGCAACCCGGTGAACTTGCCGTTATCTTTCCGGGGGAGCTGCATCGCCCGATGAGTACCTGCACAACACCGGCAGTTCTGCGCAAAATTGTGGCGAAAATCGACGGCGCCCTGCTGACGTAG
- a CDS encoding sugar dehydrogenase complex small subunit yields the protein MSLQIVLTRREALGKMVGVIVAASLLPYSNITYAERAQIAASPVEYAQFLQISRRITEFDDLDVTLSARYFSALREHFPQLNSQLNALFILSQQATDAETLNRHAIEQGQRELIQAIVTAWYTGTVDPSSAEQGQLISYKEALMYRTVQDALIVPTWCNFGPLWWTGLPPGVTRQPSIPTTDLPAVADKKYEDRV from the coding sequence ATGTCGTTGCAAATCGTGCTTACCCGCAGGGAGGCGCTGGGGAAAATGGTGGGCGTCATCGTCGCCGCCAGCCTGTTGCCTTATTCAAATATAACCTATGCCGAACGGGCGCAAATTGCCGCCTCGCCCGTTGAATACGCGCAATTTTTACAAATTTCGAGAAGAATTACCGAGTTTGACGATTTGGACGTCACACTCTCCGCCCGCTATTTTTCCGCACTGCGCGAACATTTTCCGCAGTTGAACTCGCAACTCAACGCCCTGTTCATCCTGAGCCAGCAAGCCACCGATGCGGAAACCTTGAACCGACATGCGATTGAACAGGGGCAAAGGGAGCTTATCCAGGCGATCGTGACCGCGTGGTATACCGGAACCGTAGATCCTTCAAGCGCCGAGCAGGGGCAGTTGATTAGTTATAAAGAGGCGCTGATGTATCGCACGGTTCAGGATGCCCTGATTGTGCCGACCTGGTGCAATTTTGGCCCGCTGTGGTGGACCGGCTTGCCGCCGGGCGTTACCCGCCAACCTTCCATTCCCACAACAGATTTGCCTGCCGTAGCCGATAAAAAATATGAGGATCGCGTGTGA
- a CDS encoding 2-hydroxyacid dehydrogenase, with protein MHTDTQPTILLIAPVMDALQAALDARYRVFRLYEQSDIPAFLVRHGADVQAVVTRGDVGVTRETLEQLPQVGMIAVFGVGTDAIDLNYTRERHISVGITAGVLTDDVADLAMGLMLSASRRLCQGDRFVREGRWETTPPPLATKVSGKRIGIFGMGNIGQAIARRAKGFDMTILYTDRQRKDGLDYQWCADLHTLAAQSDFLVIAASGSAENRGIVDASVFNAMPERAWLINIARGSLVDEAALIKALQNHVIAGAALDVFENEPHVPTAFFALENVLLQPHVASATVETRQGMSQSVLDNLAGYFSHQDIPGLIK; from the coding sequence ATGCACACTGACACTCAACCTACCATTTTGCTTATCGCGCCGGTGATGGATGCTTTACAGGCCGCGTTGGACGCCCGTTACCGGGTATTCCGTCTCTATGAACAATCAGATATTCCAGCCTTCCTGGTTCGCCATGGCGCAGACGTTCAGGCGGTGGTCACCCGTGGTGATGTGGGGGTAACCCGGGAGACGCTGGAACAGCTGCCGCAGGTGGGCATGATTGCCGTCTTTGGCGTGGGAACTGACGCTATCGATCTCAACTACACCCGGGAACGCCATATCAGCGTCGGGATCACCGCCGGCGTGCTGACCGATGATGTGGCCGATCTGGCGATGGGGCTAATGCTGTCCGCCAGCCGCCGCCTCTGCCAAGGGGACCGATTTGTACGCGAAGGCCGCTGGGAAACGACGCCGCCACCGCTGGCGACCAAAGTGAGCGGTAAACGCATCGGTATTTTCGGCATGGGGAATATTGGCCAAGCCATCGCCCGCCGGGCGAAAGGCTTCGATATGACCATCCTGTATACTGACCGCCAGCGCAAAGACGGCCTGGATTACCAGTGGTGCGCCGATCTGCACACGCTCGCAGCACAGAGTGATTTCCTGGTGATCGCGGCATCCGGCAGTGCGGAAAACCGCGGGATTGTTGATGCCAGCGTATTTAACGCCATGCCCGAACGCGCCTGGCTTATCAATATCGCCCGCGGCAGCCTGGTCGATGAGGCGGCGCTGATAAAGGCGTTACAAAATCATGTTATCGCCGGGGCCGCTCTGGACGTCTTTGAAAACGAACCCCATGTCCCGACAGCGTTCTTTGCGCTCGAGAATGTTCTGCTTCAACCCCATGTGGCCAGCGCTACCGTAGAAACACGTCAGGGAATGAGCCAATCCGTTTTGGATAATCTGGCAGGTTATTTTTCACATCAGGATATTCCTGGGTTAATTAAATAA
- the ycaC gene encoding isochorismate family cysteine hydrolase YcaC: protein MTFKYNRLDKTQAAVLLVDHQTGLLSLVRDQDPDKFKNNVLALADLAKYFNLPTILTTSFENGPNGPLVPELKQTFPDAPYIARPGNINAWDNEDFVKAVKATGKKQLIIAGVVTEVCVAFPALSALEEGYEVFVITDASGTFNAITRDAAWDRMSQAGAQLMSWFGAACELHRDWRNDIEGLGNLFSQHIPDYRNLMTSFSLLTSGKQ, encoded by the coding sequence ATGACTTTTAAATATAACCGATTAGATAAGACACAGGCCGCCGTTTTATTAGTCGATCATCAGACGGGGCTACTGTCCCTGGTTAGAGATCAGGATCCGGATAAATTCAAAAATAATGTTTTGGCGCTGGCCGATCTGGCTAAATACTTCAATTTACCGACGATACTGACCACGAGTTTTGAAAACGGACCGAACGGCCCTTTGGTGCCAGAGCTAAAGCAAACTTTCCCTGACGCCCCCTATATTGCTCGTCCCGGCAACATCAATGCCTGGGATAATGAAGATTTCGTCAAGGCGGTAAAGGCCACGGGCAAGAAACAACTGATCATCGCCGGCGTGGTGACCGAGGTTTGCGTGGCGTTTCCTGCGCTCTCTGCGCTGGAAGAGGGGTATGAGGTTTTCGTCATCACCGACGCATCCGGCACGTTCAATGCGATTACGCGCGATGCGGCTTGGGATCGCATGTCCCAGGCCGGCGCGCAGCTGATGAGTTGGTTTGGCGCGGCGTGCGAATTGCACCGCGATTGGCGAAATGATATCGAAGGGTTGGGGAACCTGTTCTCTCAACATATTCCTGACTATCGCAATCTGATGACCAGCTTCAGTTTGCTGACCTCAGGTAAACAGTAA
- a CDS encoding LysR substrate-binding domain-containing protein, producing the protein MFARVVECGGFLSASKKFGIPKSTLSRRISNLEKRLNVRLIQRSTRNLMVTDIGKEYFQYCLQMISTAEKAECLIINKSEKPTGKIKLTCSNILLDLGLTEVLARFMLQYPKVNLHVKIFNRNVDIISEGYDLSLKLIADEPKNSNLVMRRICAVPTAFMIAPSAAIQYQSINTPEDLSSLPTVGWLSTHLQAAWTFQQADREVKINNESRMVCDDIRLIKESIVKGVGVGCLPLKLARQELLDGSLKTLLDDWTLEQHKIVAFYPSRQGLPPSVRALIDFIVDELAE; encoded by the coding sequence ATGTTTGCCAGAGTAGTTGAATGCGGTGGGTTTCTTTCCGCCAGTAAGAAATTTGGTATACCCAAATCGACGCTATCAAGACGAATATCCAATTTGGAAAAAAGGCTTAATGTCAGGCTTATTCAGCGCTCAACGCGAAACCTTATGGTCACCGATATAGGAAAAGAATATTTTCAGTACTGCCTGCAGATGATTAGCACCGCAGAGAAAGCGGAATGCCTTATTATTAACAAAAGCGAAAAACCCACTGGAAAAATAAAACTGACCTGTTCAAACATTCTCCTGGATCTTGGCCTAACGGAAGTGCTGGCGAGATTCATGCTGCAATATCCCAAGGTCAATTTGCATGTAAAAATATTTAATCGCAACGTGGATATTATTTCTGAAGGGTATGACCTCTCATTAAAACTCATCGCCGATGAGCCCAAAAACAGCAATTTGGTGATGCGTCGAATTTGCGCTGTGCCCACCGCATTTATGATCGCCCCCTCTGCAGCTATTCAGTACCAAAGTATAAATACGCCCGAAGATCTCTCCAGTTTGCCAACGGTCGGGTGGTTATCGACCCATCTTCAGGCCGCCTGGACGTTTCAACAAGCCGATCGCGAAGTCAAAATAAACAACGAGTCGCGCATGGTGTGCGATGACATTCGCCTGATCAAGGAATCGATCGTAAAAGGCGTCGGCGTTGGCTGCCTGCCGCTGAAATTAGCCCGCCAGGAACTGCTCGACGGCAGCCTGAAAACGCTGCTCGACGACTGGACATTGGAACAACACAAGATTGTCGCGTTTTACCCTTCCAGACAAGGACTCCCCCCTTCGGTAAGGGCGCTGATTGATTTCATCGTTGATGAACTGGCCGAATAA
- a CDS encoding LacI family DNA-binding transcriptional regulator yields MKSQRITLNDIAVLAGVTKMTVSRYLRTPDRVKPETAARIAAVIEEVGYQADPDNPALYSNSPPLIGVLVPSFNNLIFADVLAGIESVTSIQGYQTLVVNYDYNSKREEEQIAAILAFKIKGLLLTESVHSLRAEKLLKAAKIPVAEIMGLSGNADRINVGFDNVKAGYDMTTMLLASGKKRIIYFGSMSDIRDEQRYTGYCQAMANHDLPTGRISPNKISSISIGTGMMTLASQMYPDMDGILCTNDDLAVGVLQECLANGIGVPAQIAIAGFHGLEIGQIITPRLASVLTPRYEMGKVATEIIIKKIKGLPTIEHVDLHFRLSMGETI; encoded by the coding sequence GTGAAGTCGCAGCGAATTACGTTAAATGACATTGCTGTACTGGCTGGTGTCACCAAAATGACGGTCAGTCGCTATCTGCGCACGCCGGACAGGGTTAAACCGGAAACGGCTGCGCGCATCGCCGCCGTGATCGAGGAAGTCGGCTATCAGGCCGATCCCGACAATCCCGCCCTCTATTCCAATAGCCCTCCCCTCATCGGCGTTCTGGTTCCTTCTTTTAACAATCTGATATTTGCTGATGTCCTCGCCGGCATTGAATCCGTGACGTCTATACAGGGTTATCAGACGCTGGTCGTCAATTATGACTACAACAGCAAACGCGAAGAGGAGCAAATTGCCGCGATCCTGGCTTTTAAGATTAAAGGGCTGCTGCTGACCGAGTCGGTCCATAGCCTGCGGGCGGAAAAACTCCTGAAGGCGGCAAAAATACCCGTTGCTGAAATCATGGGGCTGTCAGGCAATGCAGATCGAATTAACGTGGGTTTTGATAATGTGAAAGCCGGCTACGATATGACCACCATGTTGCTGGCCAGCGGTAAAAAACGCATTATCTATTTTGGTTCAATGTCTGATATCCGCGATGAACAGCGTTACACGGGATACTGTCAGGCAATGGCTAACCATGATTTGCCTACCGGTCGCATTTCCCCCAATAAGATCTCTTCCATTTCGATTGGGACAGGCATGATGACGCTTGCGAGCCAAATGTATCCGGATATGGACGGTATTCTCTGTACCAACGACGATCTGGCCGTGGGCGTGTTACAGGAATGCCTGGCAAACGGTATCGGCGTTCCAGCGCAAATTGCCATTGCCGGATTTCACGGTCTTGAGATCGGGCAGATCATTACCCCCCGGTTAGCCAGCGTACTGACGCCACGGTATGAGATGGGGAAAGTGGCGACAGAAATCATAATAAAAAAAATTAAAGGGCTGCCGACCATTGAACATGTCGATCTCCACTTCCGCCTGTCAATGGGGGAGACAATATAG